The following nucleotide sequence is from Gemmatimonadaceae bacterium.
TTCGGGTCCCACGCGAACGATAGCGGCTCATGAGGAAAGGAATTTCAATCGCAGGGCCCGCGAAGGCGGCGATTGGCTCGGCGTGGAATTGGTGAGAAGGGGCGGGCACCGCGCTGGGACAGCGTTGAGATCGGGGTGCAGGCGGTGCGGGAGGCGCGCGCCCACAGTGCGCCTGGAGCGTGCCGGCCCCGCGGCGCGCGAGCGCATGCGGGGACCGCGGACATCGCGCACGGCGCTCCGAAGCACGGGAGCGCCAAGCATACGTCCATCGCGAGCGGACGCCGTCACCAGAACGTCGCGCGAAATACCTTTCCAGCGCATGTCGCGCCGCGGCCTAACGAAGTAGAGATTCTTGCCGCGCGAAGCCGCGGCAAAATCTGGTGTTGATCTCAATCCGCCGATGAGGTGGCGAAGAGCCGGCCTCTTGGACTTTCAATCGAGCGGAGTTGCGTTCGTGCGTGCGTAGCCCGGGGCGGCGGGTGCGCTGGTGCGGCGGGTGATGCGTGATGACGGCTCGCACGGATCGTTGAGCGACACAGTTGACGTGACCGGCGCGCTGCTTCCGGAGGTAAAACGGGGGATCGGACGGCACCGGATGCAGCACAGCTGGACGACCGAGCCAGGACGCAGCTGTTGGGATGGAATCGAGAGACTGCCGAATCGAAGACGCCTGATCATGGCGGCGCCCTCGATCGCTGGTAGCGCTGGACGAGTCGCAGCTGACCGCGCTGGCACACAGGGCAGCGTGGACCTGAATTGATGACATTGCCGCCAGCGTTATTAGATGCCTCTACCAACTTATCTCCGGCGTGCTGCGTGGCGTGGAGCTGGAGCAAGTGGCGAGCACGCTCGAGATCCTCACGGCCAGTCGGACTGAGGAGACCGTAGTAGCGGATCTTGGTGAAGCCGCGCGGGAGCACGTGTTGGAGAAACCGCGGGATGAATACATCCACCGGTAGCGTCAGCCGCCTGGTTTCGTGCGTGCGCGCGTGCGTGTAGCGAAAGGTGACGCGACCGTGCTCGAAGCGTTCGAGCGAATGGTTGCTGAGGGCGACGCGATAGATGTAGCGCGAGAGATACCGGGTGGCGTGGTCGCCGCTCCCGATCTGTTGGACATGGACGGTCCAGCGGCAGGTCCACACGTTGGGATCGATGCCCGCGTCCACGCCGGAGCGCGCAAACGCAGCGCGCATCTTGGCGCGAAAGATCTCTGACAACATGTAGCCGGGCACGAGGAAGCACGGATTGGCGGGCTTGACCCAAGCGGCACCGCCGGACGAGAGTCCGCCCGCGGTCACGAGGAGGTGCGCGTGGGGATGATACTCCAGAGTGCGCGACCAGGTATGAAGGACCGCAAGAATGCCGGGCGTGCCGCCGACCCACTGGCGGCCTTGGGCGAGGGTCTGGACCGAAGCAGCGGCTTCGCGCAGCAGAGCGGCGTAGACCATCTTCTGGTGCGAGCGCGCGACGGCGCGAAGTTGCTGCGGCAGGGTGAAGGTGAGAAGGTAGTGATCGCATGGAAGCAGTCGAGCACGGGTGCTCTGGAGCCAGTCCTCCGCTCGCTCCTCCTGGCATTTGGGGCAGTGCCGGTTGCGGCAGGAGTGATAACTGTAGTCGAGCGCGCCGCAGTCGTCACAGCGGTAGAGCGAACCGCCGAGTGCT
It contains:
- a CDS encoding IS91 family transposase; the encoded protein is MLELADIFRAAGPRYRELHAGRMLPSHGRAMDDIAACRTPALGGSLYRCDDCGALDYSYHSCRNRHCPKCQEERAEDWLQSTRARLLPCDHYLLTFTLPQQLRAVARSHQKMVYAALLREAAASVQTLAQGRQWVGGTPGILAVLHTWSRTLEYHPHAHLLVTAGGLSSGGAAWVKPANPCFLVPGYMLSEIFRAKMRAAFARSGVDAGIDPNVWTCRWTVHVQQIGSGDHATRYLSRYIYRVALSNHSLERFEHGRVTFRYTHARTHETRRLTLPVDVFIPRFLQHVLPRGFTKIRYYGLLSPTGREDLERARHLLQLHATQHAGDKLVEASNNAGGNVINSGPRCPVCQRGQLRLVQRYQRSRAPP